One Diospyros lotus cultivar Yz01 chromosome 1, ASM1463336v1, whole genome shotgun sequence genomic window carries:
- the LOC127786517 gene encoding fasciclin-like arabinogalactan protein 12 — MNCQLQRGFSLSILFLFLSQYSTTITAQAPAQPPLPPAAKPPLPPGPPNISAILEKAGQYTILLRLMGTTQVAKQINGQLNNSNNAMTMFAPPDSAFSSLPSGVLNSLDNEQKDALVQYHMIPTFLSMSQFQTVSNPVRTQAGDSTIGSFPLNITTFGNQVNISTGIVNASLGHTIYTDNHQLAIYQVDKVLLPQSIFGPHPPAPAPSPAAPKKKKTAAAEDATPSTDDTGSSTASGAVRLSAGTAAVALVVSIGVAARACR, encoded by the coding sequence ATGAATTGCCAGCTGCAGCGTGgcttctctctctcgattctcttcctctttctctcccaGTACTCCACCACAATCACCGCTCAGGCTCCGGCGCAGCCCCCGCTTCCTCCAGCGGCGAAGCCGCCTCTTCCGCCCGGGCCGCCCAACATCTCGGCGATCCTCGAGAAGGCCGGCCAGTACACGATCTTACTCCGGCTTATGGGCACCACCCAGGTGGCAAAACAAATAAACGGCCAGCTCAACAATTCAAACAACGCCATGACCATGTTCGCGCCTCCCGACAGCGCCTTTTCCTCCCTCCCATCCGGCGTTCTCAACTCCCTAGACAACGAACAGAAGGACGCCCTGGTCCAGTATCACATGATTCCCACTTTCCTCTCCATGTCACAGTTCCAAACCGTAAGCAATCCGGTGCGGACCCAAGCCGGCGACTCCACGATCGGCTCGTTCCCGCTCAACATCACCACCTTCGGCAACCAAGTCAACATATCCACTGGAATTGTGAACGCTTCGCTAGGTCACACGATTTACACAGACAACCACCAACTTGCCATTTATCAGGTGGACAAGGTGCTTCTTCCTCAGAGCATCTTTGGGCCCCACCCCCCTGCTCCGGCCCCGTCCCCGGCAGctccgaagaagaagaagacggcggcggcggaggacGCCACTCCGAGCACCGACGATACGGGGTCTAGTACTGCTTCCGGCGCGGTTCGTCTCTCGGCTGGTACTGCAGCAGTGGCTTTGGTGGTGTCCATTGGAGTTGCTGCGCGCGCATGCAGGTGA